Sequence from the Argentina anserina chromosome 7, drPotAnse1.1, whole genome shotgun sequence genome:
CATACACATCACTCTTTGCTGTTAATAAGTTTAAACCATAGTACTCTGGATCAATGTAGCCAACAGTTCCAGCTGCCTTCATTGGTCTATATTCACTGTCATGTTCCGGACCTAATAGTGATAATCCAAAATCTGATACTCTTCCAGTCCAATTTCCGTCTATCAAAATATTGGAGGACTTTATATCTCTGTGAATAATAGGAGGTACAGCATAGTTGTGGAGATACTCAATGCCTCGTGCAGCATCTAGAGCCACTTTGATCCTCATTTTCCAAGAATTAATCGAACTACTATTCTTCTCAACATTGTTCTTGTCATGTAAATGATCATAGAGCGCCCCATTCTTCATATACTCATAGACCAACAgcctctcctccttctcctcaCAATATCCAACAAGCCTAACCAAATGCTTATGATGAAGCCTCGACAAGAATGCCAACTCTGAATCAAAAGCACTCTCTTTCTCCTGATACTTCTTCATCTTGGTTGCTGTTTCCCCTCTCTTAATAGCTACCTCGCGCCCGTCATCTAATTTCCCTCTGTACACCACCCCAAAGCTCCCTGCTCCAATCTTGTTCTCCAATGCAAAACCATTCGTAGCAGCAGCAAGCTCAGCAAATGAAAACTCCTCCGCCCTCTCTGTGTGCTTCGACGAAGTCCCACTCCTCTGCCGCCTCATGATCCTCGAGCCCTGCCTTCTAATGGTGGCGGACCTCGAAGGAGGGCTGCTATTCGATATGTTCCCATTGTTGGAACTACCACCTCTAGTAATAGTAGGCTGAACTGAATTATGAACTTTCTTGTGCCCAAAACAACCACCCCTCCACAAACAATAAATCACACTACAAATCCCCGAAAACCCTCCTACAGAACCCACAATGCAGAACACTAACAACCCCGTCTTCAAAGGTTTGGATGGAGAATCCGGTGGCGGTGAAACCGCCGGAGACGGAGGCAACAATGGCACCAAAATCTTCGGCGGACAATGATTACAAATCTCCCCAGAACCATAACAGAGCTTTTCAGATTGAGGATAGATACCACATTCACTACAAGAAGAAGACTGTACACAACGACCAGGAAGAATCTCCGGCAACCCGAGCTCAGCTTCAACCTCTGAACTAGGCCAACCAACACCCCAACAtataattgaaaagttactagTAGTTAATCCACAAGTGAAGTTAGACCCTGAAACAATCACCTGAAACGACGTCGCAGCAGTCACATTAGACTCAAactctcctcctccgccgccccAGCAGACCACAGACTGATTTGAAGCCCTGATCGCACAGCTGTGTTTATCTCCGAGAGCCAAACTGGTGTAAATTCCCGGCGGTGCATTTAATTGACCAGAGTCGTTGTTGCCTCTGCAGACTATTGACCCGGTACTGTTGACTCCACACACGTGATTAGCACCTGCTTCAATGCTCGCCATGGCCGTTGCTCCGAACCCAGTTTCAATCTCGGCGGCCATAGAAGCACTGGTCCCCCAGCACCGGACTCTTGAACCGTTCGTCGAGATTCCGCAAGAGAAGCCCGACCCAGATGAGACGGACCCGAATTGGCCCGACTCAGATGGAAGTTTGAATGTTCTTGTATCTCCCCGCCAGCATTTCACGGCGCCGGCGCCGGACACGGTGGCGCAGATATGGTCTTCTCCGGCGGATATGTTATCCAGTACACCAGTTTCGTTAAAGTAGACTCTTTTGGAGAGAAAGGTTGAGTCTTGGGAGACGAGATTGTCGTAACAGAGGAGGGCGTAGCCGCCGGAGCGGAGGCCGCAGAGGGAGGTCCGGCCGCCGGAGATGGACGAGAAGGAGATGTTGGGCTCGACGTTGATGGTTTGGCCTCGCCGGTAGCAGACTATACGCTGCGTGGGCTGGCCGGAGACCAGGCCGCAGACGGCGCCGGAGGCGGAGATGACGGCGAGAGTGGCGCCGGAGCCGAGTGCATGGGAGAATGGGACGGTGGAGAAAATGGTGAAGAGGGAAATGAGAACGGAGAAGGGTAGTTTCGTCATGTACAAATATTGGGATTGACGGCATCAGTGGTGGGGTTAAGTCGTCTGGTTTGTTtcattggagaagaagaagaagaagaaggtctAGAGATTTTGGGGGCAGAGAGAATTTTTCAGGTTCAGAAAAGTGGTGCTAGTAGTAAATAGAGTAACAGGGCTTCTTTTCTTAACTTAGGCAGCGTTTATATATTGATTCGTTGATCATTCTTCTACCCTTGATTGACTTTCCCTTTTTGGTGTTTAAAAAACAATAAGCTTTTTTATTTCCtgaaagagaaaataataagCTTTGTATGGAGGAAAAGAAAACTTGAGGCAAGTAGAATTCTAGATATCTCTGAATTATTGAAGAAGATATCGAGTGTTATGGAAGTGTAAAGTATGATAATGAAGGTGGAATACGAGCATGGTTATGAGATTTTCATGTTCATTTAAAGACATTGTGAAGTAGAGATTTATGAGTtttgatttgaagagataaagaAAAGTTGAACTGTTGTTCCAATAATTTTGCATATGATTAGTACGCGTTTAGGATATACGAATAGTTAAGAGGTAGATTACGTTTTGTTGGAAGTGTAATTGCTTGTAATATTGAAGAAGTAAAGATGCAACGGCCATTATCATGTAGTTTCAtgaaatttattgaaattgtAAACACGATATGCTATTGAATTATTCTCTAAATGTATCTCTATCGGTTATTTGTACGTGTGACAATTATCAGAATATacaaatatttaatatatagatAAGTTTTGTTGGAATCATGATTACATGTATGATGACAAAAGACATGGAAATGTAGAT
This genomic interval carries:
- the LOC126802091 gene encoding putative serine/threonine-protein kinase-like protein CCR3 — encoded protein: MTKLPFSVLISLFTIFSTVPFSHALGSGATLAVISASGAVCGLVSGQPTQRIVCYRRGQTINVEPNISFSSISGGRTSLCGLRSGGYALLCYDNLVSQDSTFLSKRVYFNETGVLDNISAGEDHICATVSGAGAVKCWRGDTRTFKLPSESGQFGSVSSGSGFSCGISTNGSRVRCWGTSASMAAEIETGFGATAMASIEAGANHVCGVNSTGSIVCRGNNDSGQLNAPPGIYTSLALGDKHSCAIRASNQSVVCWGGGGGEFESNVTAATSFQVIVSGSNFTCGLTTSNFSIICWGVGWPSSEVEAELGLPEILPGRCVQSSSCSECGIYPQSEKLCYGSGEICNHCPPKILVPLLPPSPAVSPPPDSPSKPLKTGLLVFCIVGSVGGFSGICSVIYCLWRGGCFGHKKVHNSVQPTITRGGSSNNGNISNSSPPSRSATIRRQGSRIMRRQRSGTSSKHTERAEEFSFAELAAATNGFALENKIGAGSFGVVYRGKLDDGREVAIKRGETATKMKKYQEKESAFDSELAFLSRLHHKHLVRLVGYCEEKEERLLVYEYMKNGALYDHLHDKNNVEKNSSSINSWKMRIKVALDAARGIEYLHNYAVPPIIHRDIKSSNILIDGNWTGRVSDFGLSLLGPEHDSEYRPMKAAGTVGYIDPEYYGLNLLTAKSDVYGLGVVLLELLTGKRAIFRNSEDGGTPTSVVDYTVPLIMTGELEKVLDPRVGPPEINEAEAVELVAYTAMHCVNLEGKDRPTMTDIVANLERALTLCEESPGGSISSGSIVSTK